From the Danaus plexippus chromosome 5, MEX_DaPlex, whole genome shotgun sequence genome, one window contains:
- the LOC116769326 gene encoding uncharacterized protein LOC116769326 isoform X1 — translation MFLNLCFLCVLMSEALCEKPRNTSESVLNTYVNYINASHDLDKSDRVLMRRWSEEFQLQLVNITSQYRLDMARHREHSFMIIKANAKWNECIKLHRNEIDDAQTMYLTNEAECLKDANANKNKKKHSVVQMEREIKKWRKSYRYIIKQCEAESPKDDAAVDDCVIDYIQRDNYHIAFQRLMLLKLEAMSELFDQIISCEKQLEVCLKVTLAEYLNSVRTIMGYLNRCYRRVVE, via the exons atgtttctcaATCTTTGTTTCCTTTGTGTTTTGATGTCAGAAGCACTATGTGAG AAACCACGTAATACGAGTGAATCTGTTCTCAACACGTACGTCAACTACATCAACGCCTCCCACGACCTGGACAAGAGTGATCGCGTCCTGATGAGAAGGTGGTCCGAGGAGTTTCAGCTCCAGCTAGTCAACATCACGTCTCAATACAGACTCGACATGGCGAGACACAGGGAACACAGCTTCATGATCATTAAGGCCAATGCCAAG TGGAACGAGTGTATTAAATTGCATCGAAATGAAATAGACGACGCTCAGACAATGTATTTGACAAACGAGGCGGAGTGCCTGAAGGACGCCAACGCGAACAAAAATAAGAAGAAACACTCGGTTGTCCAGATGGAGAGGGAG ataaaaaaatggcGGAAAAGctacagatatataataaaacaatgcgAAGCGGAGAGTCCTAAAGACGACGCGGCAGTCGATGACTGTGTCATAGATTAT ATCCAAAGAGACAACTATCATATTGCCTTCCAAAGGCTGATGCTGCTGAAGCTCGAGGCTATGTCGGAGCTGTTCGATCAGATCATCAGCTGTGAGAAGCAATTAGAAGTCTGCTTGAAGGTGACCCTGGCCGAGTACTTGAACTCGGTCAGAACTATCATGGGCTACTTGAATAGGTGTTATAGGAGAGTTGTTGAATGA
- the LOC116769326 gene encoding uncharacterized protein LOC116769326 isoform X2, translating into MFLNLCFLCVLMSEALCEKPRNTSESVLNTYVNYINASHDLDKSDRVLMRRWSEEFQLQLVNITSQYRLDMARHREHSFMIIKANAKWNECIKLHRNEIDDAQTMYLTNEAECLKDANANKNKKKHSVVQMEREIKKWRKSYRYIIKQCEAESPKDDAAVDDCVIDYVRSKETTIILPSKG; encoded by the exons atgtttctcaATCTTTGTTTCCTTTGTGTTTTGATGTCAGAAGCACTATGTGAG AAACCACGTAATACGAGTGAATCTGTTCTCAACACGTACGTCAACTACATCAACGCCTCCCACGACCTGGACAAGAGTGATCGCGTCCTGATGAGAAGGTGGTCCGAGGAGTTTCAGCTCCAGCTAGTCAACATCACGTCTCAATACAGACTCGACATGGCGAGACACAGGGAACACAGCTTCATGATCATTAAGGCCAATGCCAAG TGGAACGAGTGTATTAAATTGCATCGAAATGAAATAGACGACGCTCAGACAATGTATTTGACAAACGAGGCGGAGTGCCTGAAGGACGCCAACGCGAACAAAAATAAGAAGAAACACTCGGTTGTCCAGATGGAGAGGGAG ataaaaaaatggcGGAAAAGctacagatatataataaaacaatgcgAAGCGGAGAGTCCTAAAGACGACGCGGCAGTCGATGACTGTGTCATAGATTATGTCAG ATCCAAAGAGACAACTATCATATTGCCTTCCAAAGGCTGA